A genomic stretch from Bifidobacterium sp. ESL0769 includes:
- a CDS encoding TRIC cation channel family protein yields MQLALESNVFFWAIEYIATFCCGLLGGLCAVKKKYDFIAILMTVWLTGLGGGIIRDVLLGIFPPVGVSDKGLVITSLLASVTVAIIYPEVDRLKWIMVALDALALGLYAVNGTQKALIYHTSGMTAVFMGLITAIGGGLIRDILINDVPSVIRDSHWYAVPALIGSVLTVFVTRAYQGGHIPFSLEVTFDIAIVAFVVILRVLSVRFDWKVPGAIRRHHTYLPLPVKDDEDEKTDNR; encoded by the coding sequence ATGCAGTTGGCACTGGAAAGTAACGTCTTTTTCTGGGCCATCGAATACATTGCGACCTTCTGTTGCGGCCTGCTTGGCGGGTTATGCGCGGTCAAGAAAAAGTACGATTTCATCGCCATCCTGATGACCGTCTGGCTCACCGGCCTCGGCGGCGGCATCATCCGTGATGTGCTGCTCGGTATATTCCCGCCCGTCGGCGTTTCGGACAAGGGGCTCGTCATCACCTCGCTGCTTGCCAGCGTTACGGTGGCTATCATTTATCCCGAAGTCGACCGGCTTAAATGGATTATGGTCGCGCTCGATGCCTTGGCGCTTGGCCTCTACGCGGTCAACGGTACTCAAAAGGCGTTGATCTACCACACGTCGGGCATGACGGCGGTGTTCATGGGCCTGATTACGGCAATCGGGGGAGGTCTTATTCGGGACATCCTGATCAACGACGTTCCGTCGGTCATCCGCGACAGCCATTGGTATGCGGTTCCGGCGTTGATTGGAAGCGTTTTGACGGTATTCGTGACCCGAGCCTACCAAGGCGGGCATATCCCGTTTAGCCTTGAAGTGACGTTTGATATCGCCATCGTTGCTTTCGTCGTCATCTTGCGTGTGCTTTCGGTGCGCTTCGACTGGAAGGTGCCAGGTGCCATCAGACGGCACCACACCTACCTGCCATTGCCTGTCAAAGACGACGAAGACGAGAAAACCGATAATAGGTGA
- a CDS encoding ABC transporter ATP-binding protein — protein sequence MSIGDRTRDGKTSAKERSRISSLTTLRRSLRLLVAVAPISVIVLLILTVVRALLSPLQILATTQIVNAVGTGLLPKVVDSAVLFAVALLGMFVTENVIKYLSDSIREKLSYSANCSIVDKLTTLETQQFEDAETFDRIQRAGGDTGGHIFAIFDSARDFLQSFLTIVSVFSLLVSWNKWVAFFLLLAPIPGTIGTLMASSKQYNIDYQRAGEQRLSDYYRSILTSDNAAKEVHLFGLGGLLSGRYKTLIGGFLKQDLAMSRIYLWIALGLGILTTLANIGAVAVGAIQAMHTGNVGQLAGYISATGSFGQSVLLILVSVSTIYQSLLYAGNWVQLMDTQPAVIRSGDEKLNDGTPVTVSFRNVRFAYPGSTDGKEILHDVSFDLPAGQCSALVGLNGAGKSTIAKLILRVYEPTSGSILINGRDISEYSRASLYERCSAIFQDYIRYERPLRENVGFGDPDGINDDDAIEHALDLVGMKGLGQSLPEGLDTVLGRHFEGGYQLSIGQWQRVALARALFRRPSLLIMDEPTASVDALSEKHFFDSLDRADSTEEGSQRTTILIAHRFTTITHASHIVVLRDGDIVGEGDHEALLSDCPYYRGLYEAQVVSQRHEDPASMLRPENFEGTSRCSP from the coding sequence ATGTCGATTGGCGATCGTACGAGGGATGGTAAGACTTCGGCAAAGGAGCGTTCTCGCATCTCGTCTCTGACGACATTGCGGAGGTCATTACGGCTATTGGTGGCAGTGGCACCGATATCCGTCATTGTCCTCCTCATTCTTACTGTGGTGCGGGCCCTGCTGTCGCCGCTACAGATTTTGGCCACAACACAGATCGTGAATGCCGTGGGTACAGGTTTGCTCCCGAAGGTTGTCGATTCGGCGGTACTTTTCGCTGTCGCTTTGTTGGGAATGTTCGTTACCGAGAACGTCATTAAATATTTATCCGACTCGATTCGAGAAAAACTATCCTATAGCGCTAATTGCAGTATCGTCGATAAGCTCACTACGCTCGAAACGCAGCAGTTCGAGGATGCGGAGACCTTCGATCGCATACAGCGGGCCGGAGGAGATACCGGCGGACATATCTTCGCTATATTTGATAGTGCACGTGATTTTCTACAGTCGTTCCTCACTATTGTATCCGTATTCTCTTTACTTGTTTCATGGAACAAATGGGTGGCCTTTTTCCTTCTGCTGGCACCTATTCCAGGTACCATCGGCACATTGATGGCCAGTTCCAAACAGTACAATATCGATTACCAGCGGGCAGGGGAACAACGCTTGTCGGACTATTATCGTTCGATTCTGACATCGGATAATGCAGCCAAGGAAGTCCATCTGTTTGGTCTGGGTGGTTTGTTGTCAGGGCGTTATAAGACGCTTATCGGTGGTTTTCTCAAACAGGATCTCGCTATGTCACGTATCTATCTGTGGATTGCGCTTGGCTTGGGGATTCTTACGACTCTGGCCAATATCGGAGCGGTCGCCGTGGGCGCGATTCAGGCTATGCATACAGGCAATGTCGGGCAGCTGGCCGGTTATATCAGTGCGACAGGGTCATTCGGGCAATCGGTATTACTTATTTTGGTTTCGGTTTCCACCATTTATCAGAGTCTGCTTTACGCCGGTAATTGGGTTCAACTCATGGACACGCAGCCGGCTGTGATCCGCTCCGGCGACGAGAAGCTCAATGATGGAACGCCCGTGACCGTTTCTTTCCGAAACGTAAGGTTTGCCTATCCTGGTTCCACCGATGGCAAAGAAATTCTTCATGATGTCTCTTTTGATCTTCCCGCCGGTCAATGTTCGGCTCTTGTTGGACTCAATGGTGCAGGTAAATCAACCATCGCAAAACTGATTTTACGTGTCTATGAGCCCACTTCCGGGTCGATTCTCATTAACGGTAGGGATATCAGTGAGTATTCCCGTGCGTCATTGTACGAGAGGTGTTCTGCGATTTTCCAGGATTATATACGATACGAGCGACCCTTACGTGAGAATGTGGGATTTGGCGATCCGGATGGAATCAACGATGATGATGCCATTGAACATGCGCTTGATCTGGTAGGGATGAAGGGCCTGGGGCAGTCACTGCCCGAGGGTCTGGATACTGTATTGGGAAGGCACTTCGAGGGTGGTTACCAACTTTCCATCGGGCAATGGCAGCGCGTCGCCCTGGCCCGCGCTTTGTTCAGGCGGCCGTCATTGCTTATTATGGATGAGCCGACCGCATCCGTGGACGCCCTTTCCGAGAAGCACTTCTTCGACTCACTGGATCGGGCGGATAGTACGGAGGAAGGCTCGCAGCGCACCACCATCCTCATCGCCCATCGTTTCACCACCATCACCCACGCCAGTCATATAGTCGTCCTGCGTGACGGTGATATAGTCGGGGAGGGCGATCACGAGGCATTATTGTCCGATTGTCCGTATTACCGCGGTTTATATGAGGCACAAGTGGTCAGCCAGCGGCACGAGGATCCCGCATCGATGCTCCGTCCGGAGAATTTCGAAGGTACTTCTCGTTGTAGCCCTTGA
- a CDS encoding type II CAAX endopeptidase family protein, with product MQEDEKRITRDVATSTTLSEDGNNAAGENEYAANKHSMLLESKQPQDSEVAPENTVTITNVPDDPERLINSGSSGDSTKANSSAQDEQHTSEQIRRKAVGHQAAIIWGFIVLWLVLQVIGVVFAMIGHMPEKKTDAVVGTVSEPIAILVVLLACRKLYIDKSQGSRSIRFTIRLSSRKPMNWRMWLCLLIAMLAFSAVGDLFAQGFQGALDLLGWSQHSNGDEIDQMVSSSIFGLLSLGFVGPVTEELLMRGIVMPNLERYGRIFAIVTSALLFGFIHGDISQGFNAVLGGLVLGWMASEYSVAWSMSMHIFYNLVICEGVGRLFGLLAEPMQTVAQWTFDGVFFVVAIVLVVVNKDKVMAWYHRNRSPKHTYRAWRSPLFIFTLAVFLFFALTRISF from the coding sequence ATGCAAGAAGATGAAAAGAGAATTACTCGTGATGTCGCCACTTCGACCACGTTGTCGGAGGACGGCAATAATGCTGCCGGTGAAAATGAATATGCGGCTAACAAACATTCCATGTTATTGGAAAGCAAGCAACCGCAGGATTCGGAAGTAGCCCCTGAAAATACTGTCACGATTACGAACGTGCCCGATGACCCTGAACGCTTGATTAACTCAGGTTCGTCTGGTGATTCAACAAAAGCAAATTCATCTGCTCAAGATGAGCAACACACGTCTGAACAGATACGAAGAAAGGCTGTGGGGCACCAGGCCGCAATCATCTGGGGCTTCATAGTGCTGTGGCTTGTATTGCAGGTGATTGGTGTTGTTTTCGCCATGATTGGCCATATGCCGGAGAAGAAGACAGACGCCGTGGTCGGCACCGTCAGCGAGCCGATCGCCATCCTTGTCGTGCTGCTGGCGTGTCGGAAGCTCTATATCGACAAATCGCAAGGCTCAAGGTCAATCCGTTTCACGATACGTCTCTCATCCCGAAAGCCGATGAACTGGCGGATGTGGCTTTGCTTGCTTATCGCGATGCTGGCTTTCTCGGCGGTCGGTGACCTGTTCGCCCAAGGTTTCCAAGGTGCGCTAGATCTGTTGGGTTGGTCGCAACATAGCAATGGCGACGAGATCGACCAGATGGTGAGCAGCTCGATCTTCGGTCTGCTTTCGTTGGGTTTCGTCGGGCCTGTGACTGAGGAGCTGCTGATGCGTGGCATCGTGATGCCGAATTTGGAACGCTATGGCAGAATTTTCGCCATCGTAACGTCAGCGTTGTTGTTCGGCTTCATCCATGGCGACATCAGCCAAGGATTCAATGCCGTGCTGGGGGGCTTGGTGCTCGGTTGGATGGCCAGCGAGTATTCCGTCGCGTGGTCGATGAGCATGCACATCTTCTACAATCTCGTGATTTGTGAAGGAGTCGGCAGACTGTTCGGCTTGCTTGCCGAGCCCATGCAGACCGTGGCGCAGTGGACGTTCGATGGTGTCTTCTTCGTCGTCGCCATCGTGTTGGTGGTGGTGAACAAGGACAAGGTCATGGCTTGGTACCACCGCAACCGTAGTCCCAAGCACACCTACCGTGCTTGGCGCTCACCGCTGTTCATCTTCACCTTGGCGGTGTTCCTCTTCTTCGCGTTGACTAGGATTTCGTTCTGA
- the rpsT gene encoding 30S ribosomal protein S20, with translation MANIKSQKKRVLTNEKAHKRNVSVKSSLKTAIRKTREAIESGDKAAAEAAYQIAGQKLDKAASAGVVHKNQAANRKSNLAVAINKM, from the coding sequence GTGGCAAACATTAAGTCGCAGAAGAAGCGCGTGCTGACCAATGAAAAGGCGCACAAGCGCAACGTGTCCGTGAAGTCCAGCCTGAAGACTGCGATTCGCAAGACCCGTGAAGCCATCGAGTCCGGAGACAAGGCCGCCGCCGAGGCAGCTTACCAAATCGCCGGCCAGAAGCTCGACAAGGCCGCCAGCGCGGGCGTGGTTCACAAGAACCAGGCCGCCAACCGCAAGTCGAATCTCGCAGTCGCCATCAACAAGATGTGA
- the lepA gene encoding translation elongation factor 4 has translation MTEAKNKPGFTDQSLIRNFCIIAHIDHGKSTVADRILQLSGIVPQREMHDRFLDRMDIEQERGITIKSQAVRVPWTFDGQEYTLGMIDTPGHVDFTYEVSRALAACEGAVLLVDATQGIEAQTLSNLYMAIEDDLTIIPVLNKIDLPSAEPDKHAEEIANLLGCKPSDVLRVSGKTGEGIKDLLDQIVLEIPAPHGDPKAPARALIFDSVYDTYRGIVTYIRMVDGELKSREKVHMMGIGMTHEPIEIGVISPDMTPTKALGAGEVGYIITGAKDVSQSKVGDTVTSAVRPATEPLPGYRDPHPMVYAGIFPIDNAQFPELRDALDKLKLNDAALTYEPETSVALGFGFRCGFLGLLHMEIVVERLSREFGLDLISTAPNVTYKVTTEDGTMHEVKNPSEFPDGKIKQIIEPMVAADIITPKEFIGAVMDLCQDHRGEMGTMEYLSPERVEMHYRIPLAEIVFDFFDQLKSRTKGYASLDYHEDGEQSADLVKVDILIQGEKVDAFSAIVHRDKSYSYGVMMTKKLQKLIPRQQFEIPIQAAIGSRVIARETIRALRKDVLAKCYGGDITRKRKLLEKQKAGKKRMKMLGHVEVPQEAFVAALSTGEGGSGKSMDIDTKNKIRAAEKAVK, from the coding sequence GTGACTGAGGCGAAGAACAAACCGGGATTCACCGATCAATCGCTGATTCGTAATTTCTGCATCATTGCGCATATCGACCATGGCAAGTCCACGGTGGCCGACCGCATCCTCCAGCTTTCCGGTATCGTGCCGCAGCGCGAGATGCACGACCGGTTCCTCGATCGCATGGACATCGAGCAGGAACGCGGCATCACCATCAAATCGCAGGCCGTGCGCGTGCCGTGGACCTTCGACGGACAGGAATACACGCTCGGGATGATCGATACCCCCGGCCACGTCGATTTCACGTATGAAGTTTCGCGAGCCTTGGCCGCGTGCGAAGGTGCGGTGCTGCTGGTAGACGCCACGCAGGGCATCGAGGCGCAGACGCTCTCCAACCTGTACATGGCTATTGAGGATGACCTGACTATTATTCCGGTTTTGAACAAGATTGACCTGCCCAGCGCCGAACCGGACAAACACGCCGAAGAGATTGCGAACCTGTTGGGCTGCAAGCCTTCCGACGTACTGCGCGTTTCCGGCAAGACGGGCGAGGGTATCAAGGATTTGCTCGACCAGATCGTTCTGGAGATTCCAGCGCCTCATGGCGATCCGAAGGCTCCTGCACGCGCACTGATTTTCGATTCCGTTTACGACACCTACCGCGGCATCGTCACTTACATCCGTATGGTCGATGGCGAGCTCAAAAGTCGTGAAAAAGTACACATGATGGGCATCGGCATGACGCATGAACCCATTGAAATCGGCGTGATTAGCCCAGATATGACCCCGACCAAGGCGCTTGGCGCCGGCGAGGTCGGCTACATCATCACCGGCGCAAAGGATGTCAGCCAGTCCAAGGTCGGCGACACTGTCACCTCGGCTGTGCGTCCCGCGACTGAACCATTGCCCGGCTATCGAGACCCGCATCCGATGGTCTACGCTGGCATTTTCCCGATTGACAACGCCCAGTTCCCGGAACTGCGCGACGCGCTCGACAAACTCAAACTCAACGACGCTGCATTGACCTATGAGCCGGAGACTTCCGTGGCGCTGGGCTTCGGTTTCCGTTGTGGATTCCTCGGCCTTTTGCACATGGAAATCGTCGTCGAACGTCTAAGTCGTGAATTCGGGCTCGATCTCATTTCCACCGCGCCGAACGTGACCTACAAGGTCACCACCGAAGACGGCACGATGCACGAGGTCAAGAATCCGAGCGAATTCCCTGACGGCAAGATCAAGCAGATCATCGAGCCGATGGTCGCGGCCGACATCATCACGCCCAAGGAATTCATCGGTGCGGTGATGGACCTGTGCCAGGACCATCGCGGCGAGATGGGGACGATGGAATATCTGAGCCCCGAGCGCGTCGAAATGCACTATCGCATCCCGTTGGCCGAAATCGTCTTCGACTTCTTCGACCAGCTCAAGAGCCGTACCAAAGGCTACGCCTCGCTCGACTATCATGAGGACGGCGAGCAGAGTGCTGATCTGGTCAAGGTCGACATCCTGATTCAGGGGGAGAAGGTCGATGCGTTCAGCGCCATCGTTCACCGCGACAAGTCGTATAGCTATGGCGTGATGATGACCAAGAAACTGCAGAAGCTCATCCCACGCCAGCAGTTCGAGATTCCGATTCAGGCGGCTATCGGCTCCCGCGTCATCGCCCGCGAAACCATTCGTGCACTGCGCAAGGACGTGCTCGCCAAATGCTACGGCGGTGACATCACCCGTAAGCGCAAGCTTTTGGAGAAGCAGAAGGCCGGCAAGAAGCGCATGAAGATGCTCGGCCATGTCGAGGTTCCGCAGGAGGCGTTCGTCGCCGCCCTGTCTACCGGCGAGGGCGGTTCCGGCAAGTCCATGGACATCGACACCAAGAACAAGATCCGTGCTGCCGAAAAGGCTGTGAAGTAA
- a CDS encoding type II toxin-antitoxin system RelB/DinJ family antitoxin, producing the protein MSFTANAPKATRINFRTDEETKEEANSIFAKLGLDMSTALNMFLQQTINDQGLPFKPTLSKFEKSVLKAADGPTRSFDNVDDLMKELRGTATS; encoded by the coding sequence ATGAGTTTCACTGCTAACGCGCCCAAGGCTACGCGAATTAATTTTCGTACCGATGAGGAGACAAAAGAGGAAGCAAATTCAATTTTTGCCAAGCTTGGTTTAGATATGTCGACTGCGCTAAACATGTTTTTGCAACAGACTATCAACGATCAAGGGTTGCCTTTCAAGCCGACGCTTTCCAAGTTCGAAAAAAGCGTACTGAAAGCAGCTGATGGTCCGACTCGTTCATTCGACAACGTTGATGATTTGATGAAGGAGCTTCGTGGCACTGCAACGAGTTGA
- a CDS encoding type II toxin-antitoxin system YafQ family toxin codes for MALQRVERTSKFLRQAKQLQRKHYDFDELEHVIRLLMEQDKEVLYRQYRDHALKGNLRRFRELHIDADWLLIYGIKHETLTLILVETGTHRQLLGK; via the coding sequence GTGGCACTGCAACGAGTTGAGCGTACGTCGAAGTTTTTACGGCAGGCAAAGCAGCTTCAACGTAAGCATTATGATTTTGACGAATTGGAACATGTGATTCGTCTTTTGATGGAGCAGGACAAGGAAGTGCTGTACCGCCAATATCGTGACCATGCTTTGAAAGGGAATCTACGGCGATTCCGCGAACTCCATATCGATGCTGATTGGTTGTTGATCTATGGAATCAAGCACGAAACCCTGACACTCATATTGGTGGAGACCGGTACTCATCGCCAGTTGTTGGGTAAATAA
- a CDS encoding response regulator transcription factor yields MKTAIVDDDPIVCSSLRTILEATNAADVLWTANDGKAAITKYFDDPANRPDVLLIDIQMPGVDGLEAARQILARDKAARILFLTTFDDKEYIDQAIALGAKGYLIKQDVASVGPALQAVMAGQVVLGAQVLGKLSSASSSTSRGEIGGSVRMNTSSTTSERDIRTAVSSNTPLEGVINVPASAFSMLSDRERDIAALVAQGLDNHDIAAQLYLSEGTVRNRITNILDKLSLANRTQLAIAWLNAGQH; encoded by the coding sequence ATGAAAACGGCAATCGTTGACGACGATCCCATTGTCTGTTCGTCACTCAGAACGATTCTCGAGGCTACAAATGCCGCAGACGTGCTGTGGACTGCGAACGACGGCAAAGCGGCAATAACCAAATATTTCGATGACCCTGCCAATCGGCCGGATGTACTGCTCATCGATATCCAAATGCCCGGCGTTGACGGCCTAGAGGCCGCACGTCAGATCCTCGCCCGCGACAAGGCCGCTCGCATCCTTTTTCTCACCACCTTCGACGACAAGGAATACATCGATCAGGCAATCGCTTTGGGCGCCAAAGGCTACCTCATCAAGCAGGACGTGGCTTCCGTCGGCCCGGCACTTCAGGCGGTGATGGCCGGCCAGGTCGTCCTAGGTGCGCAGGTACTCGGCAAACTTTCCTCAGCCTCTTCCTCAACCAGTAGAGGCGAGATCGGGGGCAGCGTCCGCATGAACACATCATCCACAACCAGCGAACGTGACATCCGTACGGCCGTCTCATCCAACACGCCTCTGGAAGGCGTCATCAATGTACCAGCTTCGGCTTTCTCGATGTTAAGCGACCGCGAGCGCGACATCGCCGCTCTGGTCGCCCAAGGTCTCGATAACCACGACATCGCCGCCCAGCTCTACCTGAGCGAAGGCACCGTCCGCAACCGCATCACCAACATCCTCGACAAGCTGTCCCTAGCCAACCGCACTCAGCTGGCCATCGCCTGGCTCAACGCCGGTCAGCACTGA
- a CDS encoding histidine kinase translates to MSKRYLQDAAGAALLLCCALLEAARQHGSFNVTAIAALLTAICCSALAQWLDNDDLRFGGNTPDFAPLPLLLFCVPSLLLPEFLAFLPLVAFEKMVIPTGQSEKRWHKLMRWCWIFPSICSYWTYRFGGFLPAGHNLHSATHPVLDAAIVMLLSCLAALLGYMFSVSDSEHRRLLTLKDTIRTTRRRNATQIDSLREQQEESTRVATLRERTRIAREIHDNVGHLLTRALMQTQAASTVANATDDDTAAKQLIGINESLNDAMTMVRRSVHDLEDDGTDFEAQITDAVHVMDSARPDFSVTLDCDIENTPAPVARCFTAVIREALTNVIRHSDSSSASVSLHDYPAFWQLAVFNKTATEGIIPQSPNKIIPDLRGMGLADIEQRVHALGGTSLCGPHRDGWRVFVSLPKAPWTKAATGPKTNINTEEEETV, encoded by the coding sequence GTGAGCAAAAGGTATCTTCAAGACGCGGCCGGAGCGGCATTGCTGCTTTGCTGCGCCCTGCTTGAAGCGGCAAGGCAACATGGCTCGTTCAATGTCACCGCCATCGCTGCCCTGCTTACCGCCATTTGCTGTTCGGCACTGGCCCAATGGCTTGACAACGATGACCTGCGCTTTGGCGGCAATACTCCCGATTTCGCGCCACTCCCCTTGCTGTTGTTCTGCGTACCATCGTTGTTGCTCCCTGAATTTCTTGCGTTCCTGCCATTAGTCGCCTTTGAAAAGATGGTTATTCCGACTGGCCAATCTGAAAAGCGCTGGCACAAGTTGATGCGATGGTGCTGGATTTTCCCTTCGATATGTTCATATTGGACCTATCGGTTTGGTGGGTTCTTGCCAGCCGGACACAACCTTCATTCCGCGACCCATCCGGTATTGGATGCTGCCATAGTGATGCTCCTTTCGTGCCTCGCCGCTTTATTGGGATATATGTTCTCCGTTTCGGATTCCGAACATCGTAGACTGCTCACTCTCAAAGACACCATCAGAACGACCCGTCGCCGCAACGCGACACAAATCGATTCGCTGCGCGAGCAGCAGGAGGAATCGACCCGAGTGGCGACCCTGCGCGAACGCACGCGCATCGCCCGCGAGATTCACGACAATGTCGGCCATCTGCTCACCCGCGCCCTGATGCAGACACAGGCGGCCAGCACTGTGGCGAACGCTACCGATGACGACACCGCAGCCAAACAACTTATCGGTATCAACGAAAGCCTCAACGATGCGATGACGATGGTGCGGCGCTCCGTGCATGATCTTGAAGACGACGGCACTGATTTCGAGGCACAAATCACCGACGCCGTACATGTCATGGACAGCGCCAGACCCGATTTTTCCGTTACGTTGGATTGCGATATCGAAAACACCCCGGCCCCCGTGGCACGCTGCTTCACTGCCGTCATCCGCGAGGCGCTGACCAACGTCATCCGCCATTCGGATTCGAGCAGCGCCAGCGTTTCGCTGCACGATTATCCCGCGTTCTGGCAGCTTGCCGTATTCAACAAGACAGCAACTGAAGGCATTATTCCCCAATCTCCAAATAAAATCATCCCTGACCTTCGTGGCATGGGCTTAGCGGATATCGAGCAACGCGTCCACGCCCTCGGCGGCACCTCGCTTTGCGGCCCGCACCGCGACGGCTGGCGAGTATTCGTTTCTCTGCCGAAAGCTCCTTGGACGAAAGCGGCCACAGGTCCGAAAACGAATATCAACACAGAGGAAGAGGAAACGGTATGA
- a CDS encoding ABC transporter ATP-binding protein codes for MDAKQDPSGTGNVPAVRISHLVKRYGDHLVLDDFDLDVPQGKIFGLLGPNGSGKTTLINCILSLLTYDSGDIRIFGESMTPSAYALKARIGLVPQDVAVLEELTVEENIDYFCSLYVSKKEQRKPLVDEAIALVGLGDFRKYRPKNLSGGLKRRLNIACGIAHKPDLIFFDEPTVAVDPQSRNAILEGIQRLNRVGATVVYTSHYMEEVEQICDQILIMDHGRHVAEGTVGELKAMVSTGDRILIETLDLADTALADLRELPTIVDVDYDGKTLTVRCKAGERNLVDVLDLLQRSGANIGHVSSNPPTLNDVFLEMTGKALRD; via the coding sequence ATGGACGCGAAACAAGACCCGAGCGGAACCGGCAACGTTCCGGCGGTCAGGATCAGTCATCTGGTCAAACGCTACGGCGACCATTTGGTGCTCGACGACTTCGACCTCGACGTGCCGCAGGGCAAGATATTCGGTCTGCTCGGCCCCAACGGCAGCGGCAAGACCACGCTGATCAATTGCATTCTTTCGCTTCTGACGTACGATTCGGGCGATATCAGGATTTTCGGCGAGTCGATGACGCCGAGTGCCTACGCGCTCAAAGCCCGCATCGGTTTGGTACCGCAGGATGTCGCGGTGCTTGAAGAGCTGACGGTCGAGGAGAACATCGACTATTTCTGCTCGCTCTACGTGTCGAAGAAGGAACAGCGCAAACCCCTGGTCGACGAAGCCATCGCGCTGGTCGGACTCGGCGATTTCCGCAAATACCGGCCGAAGAATCTTTCCGGCGGATTGAAGCGCCGCTTGAATATCGCCTGCGGCATCGCCCACAAGCCCGACCTCATCTTCTTCGATGAACCGACCGTAGCTGTTGACCCACAGAGCCGCAACGCCATTTTGGAGGGAATCCAGCGGCTCAACCGTGTCGGTGCCACCGTGGTCTACACGAGCCACTACATGGAAGAGGTCGAGCAGATCTGCGACCAGATACTCATTATGGATCATGGTCGCCACGTTGCGGAAGGTACGGTAGGCGAGCTCAAGGCAATGGTCTCCACCGGCGACCGCATACTTATCGAAACACTAGATCTCGCGGACACGGCGCTCGCAGATTTGCGGGAACTCCCGACCATCGTTGACGTGGATTACGACGGCAAGACGCTGACCGTACGCTGCAAAGCCGGCGAGCGCAATCTGGTCGATGTCCTCGACCTTCTGCAACGTTCCGGCGCCAACATCGGCCATGTCTCCTCGAACCCGCCGACGCTGAACGACGTGTTCCTCGAGATGACCGGCAAGGCGCTGAGGGACTAG